One window from the genome of Dermacentor silvarum isolate Dsil-2018 chromosome 7, BIME_Dsil_1.4, whole genome shotgun sequence encodes:
- the LOC119458624 gene encoding uncharacterized protein LOC119458624 gives MGLFGILHWAALTRRQTFFYIVSWFITSITLLILELKYLPQVFREMDLLWSGFVFHTPGCKMPFYDPYHWTIKHSALKTTYNYDNYCAYATRPNAVRQALDVFTLDENVLEGHYNASVNETDCYYQVVLRNMTASVPDAEPVLGPRVRVVFGRPLRQEYIRISCEANGEPLFSDYFFVPVDKRDAGEARSRGQLNVLILGVDSTSRLNFHRRMSRTRRLLVDERGAYEFLVYNKVGLNSFPNLIPLLTGLSSADVTSLFRNNHYDSLPAIWKVYKSLGYATLYLEEMPDWGIFAGAYGFKEAPTDYYTHPMMLLMDKNTSDPVRCMGGRLKTKEVLRYVADILKFHKDRRLFAYVWLSYMSHDSVDHVAYMDAPLERFFKELSASGVMDSTAVLFLSDHGMRQGAFRMTEIGRHEDKTPFGLWVFPRRFLSEHPEVAVFLEVNQRRLVTTYDFHATLLSIASLPELSALPSNKGLSLFGPVPPERTCEDAFVPQAFCACIGTEKKLDDASMSQSFALFAVAHMNALAEAYFPGKCATWSLDSVNGATVFGGSVAGKVLIRVSLKTLPEAYFDVYGGVRNASSWEKHVDFVDRTDSYANKTACLEKSSWQKVCNCKDQT, from the coding sequence ATGGGGCTGTTTGGTATTCTACATTGGGCGGCGCTTACCAGGCGACAGACGTTCTTTTATATCGTTTCGTGGTTCATCACATCTATTACGCTTCTCATTCTGGAACTCAAGTACCTTCCTCAGGTGTTCAGAGAGATGGACCTCCTATGGAGTGGCTTCGTGTTCCACACGCCGGGTTGCAAGatgcccttctacgatccctacCACTGGACCATCAAGCACAGCGCGCTGAAGACGACGTACAATTACGATAACTACTGCGCTTACGCCACGCGGCCAAACGCGGTGCGCCAGGCTCTCGACGTATTCACCTTGGACGAAAACGTGCTCGAGGGACATTACAATGCGTCCGTGAACGAAACCGACTGCTACTATCAGGTAGTGCTCAGAAATATGACGGCTTCGGTCCCCGACGCGGAGCCAGTGCTCGGACCTCGAGTGCGCGTCGTCTTCGGCAGGCCTCTGCGACAAGAGTACATCCGGATATCTTGCGAAGCGAACGGTGAGCCCCTGTTCTCCGACTACTTCTTCGTTCCAGTCGATAAGCGAGACGCCGGCGAAGCGCGTTCGCGGGGCCAGCTCAACGTTCTCATCCTGGGCGTTGACTCGACGTCACGGCTCAACTTCCACCGGCGAATGTCCAGGACTCGCCGGCTTCTGGTCGACGAACGCGGCGCCTACGAGTTCCTCGTGTACAACAAAGTCGGCCTCAACTCGTTTCCAAACCTCATTCCGCTGCTGACGGGCCTGTCGAGCGCGGACGTGACCAGCCTGTTCAGGAACAATCACTACGACAGTCTGCCGGCCATCTGGAAGGTGTACAAGTCGCTCGGCTACGCGACGTTGTATCTCGAGGAAATGCCTGACTGGGGCATCTTCGCGGGCGCCTACGGCTTCAAAGAGGCGCCTACCGATTACTACACGCATCCCATGATGCTCCTGATGGATAAAAACACCTCGGACCCCGTCAGGTGCATGGGTGGCCGTCTGAAGACGAAGGAAGTGCTAAGGTACGTCGCTGACATACTCAAGTTTCACAAGGATCGGAGGCTGTTTGCTTACGTGTGGCTGTCGTACATGTCACACGACAGCGTCGACCACGTAGCGTACATGGACGCACCGTTGGAGCGGTTCTTCAAGGAACTCTCGGCTAGTGGCGTTATGGACAGCACAGCCGTGCTGTTCCTCAGCGATCACGGTATGCGGCAGGGGGCCTTCCGCATGACAGAGATAGGCCGGCACGAAGACAAGACGCCCTTCGGTCTTTGGGTCTTCCCTCGACGCTTCCTCAGCGAACACCCCGAAGTCGCCGTGTTTCTGGAGGTCAACCAGCGCCGCCTGGTGACCACGTACGATTTCCACGCGACGCTTCTGAGCATCGCCTCTCTGCCAGAATTAAGCGCGCTGCCGTCGAACAAGGGTTTAAGCCTGTTCGGGCCAGTTCCACCGGAAAGGACTTGCGAAGACGCCTTTGTACCGCAAGCCTTCTGCGCCTGCATCGGTACGGAGAAGAAGCTCGACGACGCGTCGATGAGCCAGTCCTTCGCGCTCTTCGCCGTAGCCCATATGAACGCTCTGGCGGAGGCCTATTTTCCAGGCAAGTGTGCCACATGGAGTTTGGATAGCGTTAATGGAGCAACTGTTTTCGGAGGCAGCGTGGCGGGCAAGGTGCTGATCCGCGTCTCACTTAAAACGCTGCCCGAAGCCTATTTCGACGTCTACGGCGGCGTTCGCAACGCCTCGTCCTGGGAGAAGCACGTCGACTTTGTCGACCGCACTGACAGTTACGCGAACAAGACTGCTTGCCTGGAGAAGAGTTCTTGGCAGAAGGTTTGCAACTGCAAAGACCAGACGTGA